The Pseudomonas sp. S06B 330 genome contains the following window.
CTACCAGCCCCGGCAAGGCTGCGACCGGGGCCTGTTTGCGGATCAGGCCATAGAAGCCAAAGCTCAAGGCCAGCACCAGCGAAACCCACGGCAGGCTACCCACCTGCCAGACCTGCTGGGCTACACCCACTGCGGCCAGGCCCACCGCAACCCACTGAAGGCGGCGCAGGCGTTCCCCCAGCAGCATCATGCCCAGCAGCACATTGATCAGCGGGTTGATGTAGTAGCCAAGACTCGCTTCGAGCATGCGCCCGTTGTTTACCGACCAGACATAGGTCAGCCAGTTACCGGCAATCAACGACCCGCTGAGGGCCAGGATCGCCAGGCGTTTAGGGTTTTCACGCAGTTCTCGCCACCAACCCGGGTGCTTCCAGACCAGTAACAGCAACGAGCCGAACAATGCCGACCAGAGCACACGGTGGACAATGATCTCCACCGAGGGAACGCTTTGCAGCGCTTTGAAGTAGAGCGGGAATAAACCCCAGATAATGTAGGCGGTGAGGCCCAGAATGTACCCGCGGCGCGGGTTGGCAGCGTGCATGCAGATTCCTTGCTTAGGCAGCTATCTAAAAGCATCGCCATTGTAGACAGACTTGTACGCGCTTCAGAACAATTTCAGCGGTTCTTCATCCAGTGCTGCCATCTGCTCGCGTAGGGCGAGAATTTGGTCGCCCCAGTAACGCTCCTGGCCAAACCAGGGGAAGCTGCGCGGAAATGCCGGGTCGTCCCAGCGGCGTGCCAGCCAGGCGCTGTAATGCAGCAGGCGCAGGGCGCGCAACGGTTCGATCAGGGCCAGTTCGCGCGGGTCGAAATCGTGGAACTCGTTGTAGCCATCCATTAGTTCGGCCAGTTGGCCCAGGCGTTCATGACGGTCGCCGGCGAGCATCATCCAAAGATCCTGAACGGCGGGCCCCATGCGGCAATCATCGAGATCGACGATGTGGAAGACCTCGTCACGGCACATCATGTTGCCCGGGTGGCAGTCACCGTGCAGGCGGATGGTTTTGTGCGGGGTGTTGGCATAGATGGCTTCGACGCGCTTGAGCAGATCGCGGGCGACTGATTCGAAGGCTGGCAGCAGGCTTTTGGGTACGAAGTTGCCTTCGAGCAGGGTGGTCAGCGACGCATGGCCGAAGTTATCCACTGCCAAGGCTTCACGGTGCTCGAACGGACGGGTAGCGCCAACCGCATGCAGGCGCCCGAGCAACTGGCCGAGACGGTAGAGTTGGTCGAGGTTGCCAGGCTCGGGGGCACGACCGCCGCGACGGGGGAACAGGGTGAAGCGAAAGCCGCTGTGTTCGAACAATGTCTTGCCGTTGTGAATAAGTGGCGCCACTACAGGGACTTCACATTCGGCCAGCTCGGCGGTGAAGGCATGCTCTTCGAGGATCGCTGCATCGGTCCAGCGGTCTGGGCGATAGAACTTGGCAATCAGCGGTTCAGCGTCTTCGATGCCCACCTGATAAACGCGGTTCTCGTAGCTGTTGAGTGCCAGCACGCGGGCATCGCTTAGAAAGCCGATACTTTCCACAGCGTCGAGGACCAGGTCGGGAGTGAGGGTTTCGAAGGGGTGGGACATGTCGACTCCTGCTGTGCGGCAGGTGGCCGCATCATGCAGGCATGGTACCCCACCTGAGGGGTACCTGCAGATTGATGCAGCCTTTGTGGGAGCTGGCCTTGCCAGCGATGCAGGCACTGCACAGCAACTGACACTGCGTCGATTTTCATCGCCAGCAAGGCTGGGTCTCCAAAAGTCAGGGCAACGCCAGGTCTTGTTGGAAATATCAGGCGCCGATGATCCCACCATCCTCGCGGGTGATTGCCATTACCGATGAGCGCGGTTTGCCATTGGGCAAATGCTCAGGGAAGGTCGACCCGCCCGTTTCACCCGGGTGCTGAATCCCCACGAACAAGGTGCGTTGGTCTGGCGCAAAAGCGATACCGGTTACCTCACAAGCCACCGGCCCGACCATGAAGCGCCGAATCTCGCCGCTGAGCGGATCGGCACAGAGCATCTGGTTATTGCCCATACCGGCAAAATCACCGCTATTGCTGTAATCGCCATCGGTGAGGATCCACAACCGGCCATCCGGGTCGAAGCCCAGTCCGTCGGGACTGTTGAACATGTTCTGCGGGGTAATATTGCTTGAGCCACCCTTGGCATCATTCGGGTGCACCGAAGGATTGCCGGCAACCACGAACA
Protein-coding sequences here:
- the rarD gene encoding EamA family transporter RarD produces the protein MHAANPRRGYILGLTAYIIWGLFPLYFKALQSVPSVEIIVHRVLWSALFGSLLLLVWKHPGWWRELRENPKRLAILALSGSLIAGNWLTYVWSVNNGRMLEASLGYYINPLINVLLGMMLLGERLRRLQWVAVGLAAVGVAQQVWQVGSLPWVSLVLALSFGFYGLIRKQAPVAALPGLVVETWMLVPLAIGWLLLNPLAASADPSFYTSSEALWLIAAGPVTLIPLVCFNAAARHLPYTTLGFLQYLAPTLVLLQAVLLFGEHLSSSTLVAFMFIWAGLALYSVDAWLSLRRRS
- a CDS encoding serine/threonine protein kinase, with the translated sequence MSHPFETLTPDLVLDAVESIGFLSDARVLALNSYENRVYQVGIEDAEPLIAKFYRPDRWTDAAILEEHAFTAELAECEVPVVAPLIHNGKTLFEHSGFRFTLFPRRGGRAPEPGNLDQLYRLGQLLGRLHAVGATRPFEHREALAVDNFGHASLTTLLEGNFVPKSLLPAFESVARDLLKRVEAIYANTPHKTIRLHGDCHPGNMMCRDEVFHIVDLDDCRMGPAVQDLWMMLAGDRHERLGQLAELMDGYNEFHDFDPRELALIEPLRALRLLHYSAWLARRWDDPAFPRSFPWFGQERYWGDQILALREQMAALDEEPLKLF